Proteins from one Staphylococcus sp. IVB6214 genomic window:
- a CDS encoding alanine--glyoxylate aminotransferase family protein, with protein sequence MYTHHSLLLTPGPTPVPNKIQHAMNLPMVGHRSSDFEAIAQLAFSGLKRVFGAPNDVIILTSSGTSALEASMRNLIDPDDHIVVIVSGAFGARFQQIAETYSHHLHVFNVEWGESFDTEAVLAFIQSIDHPVTAVFTQYCETSTSVLHPVAELGHALKQFNPDIYYIVDGVSCIGAVDVDMERDQIDMLVAGSQKAMMLPPGLAFVAYNDRAKRRFSQAKSPSFYLNLSKHLSSLEANTTPYTPNVPAFRGVVQYNEMIEEEGFQHVVKRHNVIRDALRQALKSLSLDLLVNDHAASPTVTAFVPKDHDELIYIKEQLSKEFNITIAGGQGKLKGHILRVGHMGFISPNDLLPFVSSLEMILSTYRKENYIGKGTKVFLEVIYHEL encoded by the coding sequence ATGTATACTCATCACTCTTTACTTTTAACACCCGGACCGACTCCTGTCCCTAACAAAATACAACATGCAATGAATTTACCTATGGTTGGTCATCGTTCAAGCGACTTTGAAGCCATTGCGCAACTCGCATTTTCAGGCCTGAAACGTGTTTTTGGTGCACCTAATGACGTCATTATTTTAACTTCTAGTGGTACGAGTGCATTAGAGGCTAGCATGCGCAATCTAATAGACCCTGACGATCATATCGTTGTCATCGTATCAGGTGCGTTTGGTGCGCGTTTTCAACAAATTGCAGAGACATATTCACATCATCTTCATGTCTTCAATGTCGAATGGGGTGAATCATTCGATACAGAAGCTGTACTGGCATTCATTCAATCCATTGATCATCCGGTCACTGCTGTCTTCACTCAATATTGTGAAACATCAACGTCTGTCCTTCATCCAGTTGCCGAACTGGGACATGCTTTAAAGCAGTTCAATCCAGATATCTATTATATTGTTGATGGCGTAAGTTGTATTGGTGCTGTTGATGTGGATATGGAACGAGATCAGATTGATATGTTAGTCGCTGGCAGTCAAAAGGCAATGATGTTGCCACCTGGACTTGCTTTCGTCGCATATAATGATCGTGCTAAAAGACGATTTTCTCAAGCTAAAAGTCCAAGCTTTTATTTGAACCTATCAAAACATCTTTCATCCTTAGAAGCAAATACAACCCCATATACACCAAATGTTCCGGCTTTTCGTGGTGTTGTACAATATAACGAAATGATCGAAGAAGAAGGATTTCAGCATGTCGTCAAACGTCATAATGTAATACGTGATGCGTTGAGACAAGCGCTTAAGTCACTATCCCTTGATTTACTTGTCAATGATCATGCTGCCTCACCTACTGTAACTGCATTTGTCCCAAAAGATCATGACGAATTAATATATATTAAGGAACAATTATCAAAAGAATTTAATATCACCATTGCTGGTGGACAAGGTAAATTAAAAGGACATATATTGCGTGTTGGACATATGGGATTCATCTCACCCAATGACCTTTTGCCATTTGTTTCGAGTCTTGAGATGATTTTAAGTACTTATCGCAAGGAAAACTATATCGGTAAAGGCACAAAAGTATTTTTGGAGGTAATCTATCATGAATTATAA
- the tyrS gene encoding tyrosine--tRNA ligase, which translates to MTNALIEDLKWRGLIYQQTDEAAIEELLNKEEVKIYCGADPTADSLHIGHLLPFLTLRRFQNAGHRPVVLVGGGTGMIGDPSGKSEERVLQTEEQVEQNVLGIQRQMEMLFDFDKENGPILVNNKDWLSQISLIEFLRDYGKHVGVNYMLGKDSIQSRLEHGISYTEFTYTILQAIDFGYLNREYNCKMQIGGSDQWGNITTGIELMRRMYGTNDAYGFTIPLVTKADGKKFGKSESGAVWLDSEKTSPYEFYQFWINTSDDDVIKFLKYFTFLSKEEIAELETSVETEPHLRKAQQALAENVTALIHGQEALEEAQRISVALFKGDLKALSTKEIKAGFKDVPQVTLSSETTNIVDALVETKISSSKRQAREDVQNGAIYINGERQTDLAYALTEEDKYDNAFTIIRRGKKKYFMVNYQ; encoded by the coding sequence ATGACAAATGCATTGATTGAAGATTTAAAATGGAGAGGGCTCATCTATCAACAAACAGATGAGGCAGCTATTGAAGAATTGTTAAATAAAGAGGAAGTCAAAATATATTGTGGTGCAGACCCGACGGCAGACAGTTTACACATCGGTCATTTATTACCATTTTTAACTTTGCGCCGTTTCCAAAATGCAGGACATCGTCCAGTTGTTCTTGTTGGTGGCGGAACAGGGATGATTGGTGACCCATCTGGAAAATCAGAAGAACGAGTACTACAAACAGAAGAACAAGTTGAACAGAACGTATTGGGCATCCAACGTCAAATGGAAATGCTTTTTGATTTTGACAAAGAAAACGGCCCAATTTTAGTCAACAATAAAGATTGGTTAAGTCAAATTAGCTTAATTGAATTTTTACGTGATTATGGAAAACATGTCGGTGTTAACTACATGTTAGGAAAAGACTCTATTCAATCACGTTTAGAGCACGGAATTTCATATACAGAATTCACATACACAATCTTACAAGCGATTGACTTTGGTTATTTAAATCGTGAATATAACTGTAAAATGCAAATCGGTGGATCAGATCAATGGGGTAACATTACGACTGGTATTGAATTAATGCGACGTATGTACGGTACAAACGATGCGTACGGTTTTACAATTCCACTTGTAACTAAAGCTGACGGTAAAAAGTTCGGTAAGTCTGAGTCAGGTGCAGTATGGTTAGATAGTGAGAAAACAAGCCCATATGAATTTTACCAATTCTGGATTAATACAAGTGACGATGATGTTATCAAATTCTTGAAATACTTTACATTCTTATCAAAAGAAGAAATTGCAGAACTTGAAACTTCTGTTGAAACAGAACCACATTTGCGTAAAGCACAACAAGCACTTGCTGAAAATGTCACAGCTTTAATTCACGGACAAGAAGCATTAGAAGAAGCACAGCGTATTTCAGTTGCACTCTTTAAAGGTGACTTAAAAGCATTATCTACAAAAGAAATCAAAGCAGGTTTCAAAGATGTACCACAAGTGACATTATCAAGTGAAACAACAAACATTGTGGACGCACTTGTCGAAACAAAAATCTCATCTTCTAAGCGTCAAGCACGTGAAGATGTTCAAAACGGTGCAATCTACATTAATGGTGAACGTCAAACAGATTTGGCGTATGCGTTAACCGAAGAAGATAAATATGATAATGCCTTTACAATAATTCGTCGTGGTAAGAAAAAATATTTCATGGTGAATTATCAATAA
- the ccpA gene encoding catabolite control protein A, which yields MTVTIYDVAREANVSMATVSRVVNGNQNVKPATRDKVNEVIQRLNYRPNAVARGLASKRTTTVGVIIPDISNIYYSELARGIEDIATMYKYHTIISNSDDDPKKEGEIFNNLLSKQVDGIIFLGGTITEEIQEQIKKASIPVVVSGTNGKEADVASVNIDFVKASEEVTERLLDSGAKKFAYIGGGYSKVAQEEVAKGLKNTLQKHGLSVDEHLVYVGNETYQDGLRAFEVIKDYQPDAVLSISDEQAIGVVHGALDHGLSVPEDIQVVSFNNTRLVEMVRPQLSSVIQPLYDIGAVGMRLLTKYMNKEDITEQNVTLPHTIRYRGTTK from the coding sequence ATGACAGTCACAATATATGATGTTGCGCGTGAAGCGAACGTTTCGATGGCAACTGTCTCACGTGTCGTAAATGGTAACCAGAATGTAAAGCCAGCAACACGTGATAAAGTAAATGAAGTAATTCAACGATTAAACTATCGTCCGAATGCAGTCGCAAGAGGGTTAGCAAGTAAACGTACAACAACAGTAGGGGTTATCATACCAGATATTTCAAACATTTATTACTCAGAGTTGGCACGCGGTATTGAAGACATTGCGACGATGTATAAATATCATACAATTATTTCAAACTCAGACGATGATCCGAAAAAAGAGGGAGAAATTTTTAATAATTTATTGAGTAAACAAGTAGATGGTATCATTTTCTTAGGTGGTACGATTACGGAAGAAATTCAAGAACAAATTAAAAAAGCATCGATTCCAGTTGTTGTTTCAGGAACAAACGGTAAAGAAGCTGATGTTGCTTCGGTTAATATTGACTTTGTTAAAGCAAGCGAAGAAGTCACTGAAAGATTGTTGGATTCAGGTGCGAAGAAGTTTGCATATATCGGTGGTGGATATTCTAAAGTTGCACAAGAAGAAGTCGCAAAAGGATTAAAAAATACACTACAAAAACACGGACTATCTGTGGATGAACATCTTGTCTATGTAGGTAATGAAACATATCAAGATGGTCTACGTGCATTCGAAGTCATCAAAGATTATCAACCAGATGCTGTACTGTCAATTAGTGATGAGCAAGCAATTGGTGTCGTACATGGTGCATTAGATCATGGATTAAGTGTTCCAGAAGATATTCAAGTGGTAAGCTTTAATAATACACGACTTGTTGAAATGGTGCGTCCACAGTTATCAAGTGTGATTCAACCGCTATATGATATTGGTGCAGTAGGTATGAGATTGCTAACAAAATATATGAATAAAGAAGACATTACAGAACAAAACGTAACTTTACCACATACTATTCGTTATAGAGGTACAACAAAATAG
- a CDS encoding 1-acyl-sn-glycerol-3-phosphate acyltransferase — MLYKLIGTILEFIVAKRLKNLEVIGKDNEPDNNEYLVTCNHESYNEIVLLGVALLPNQIHFMAKQELFNNKLFGKFLSALNAFPVNRENPGPSTLKIPVKLLNSNKTVGIFPSGHRTTEEVPLKRGAATIAMLAKKPILPAAYVGPTKLIGMLTGKAYIKFGTPIDTTTFPEGMKRQEKVEYLTNLIGERTKQLQQELNEYVKTK; from the coding sequence ATGCTCTACAAATTAATTGGAACAATATTAGAATTTATCGTTGCCAAAAGATTAAAAAATTTAGAAGTTATTGGAAAAGACAATGAACCAGATAACAACGAATATCTCGTGACATGCAACCATGAAAGTTATAATGAAATTGTATTGTTAGGAGTTGCATTATTACCAAATCAAATTCACTTTATGGCGAAGCAAGAGTTGTTTAATAATAAGCTTTTTGGTAAGTTTTTATCGGCATTGAATGCATTTCCAGTCAATCGTGAAAATCCGGGACCGAGTACGTTAAAAATTCCGGTTAAGTTATTAAATTCAAATAAAACAGTTGGTATTTTCCCATCGGGTCATAGAACGACAGAAGAAGTCCCACTTAAACGGGGGGCGGCAACGATTGCGATGTTAGCAAAGAAACCAATTTTACCTGCTGCCTATGTAGGTCCTACAAAACTTATCGGTATGCTGACAGGCAAAGCTTATATTAAGTTTGGGACACCGATTGATACAACGACATTCCCAGAAGGTATGAAGCGACAAGAAAAAGTGGAATACCTTACAAACTTAATTGGTGAACGCACAAAGCAATTACAACAAGAACTCAATGAGTATGTCAAAACAAAATAA
- a CDS encoding HAD hydrolase-like protein has translation MTKAVLFDVDGVFLDESRCFDVSALTVYELLYDKAYLNLKEGIALDALTESEIMTIRNELFENDLILHRLKSLGINSNWDMLFIVFSVHLIDLLKSLPEAEKLSFLDESTFSETSIKALQSHIKSSHIDYALPLDFLNHLTEGKEQIYEGLKAYAANILQTDKVALFDINSPLWQLAQELYQEWYLGTKLYEEVEKKEAKTNYKKGYIYDEVVLAPIDGIRSLLQDLKEAGYLIAIATGRTRVETLIPFEALGLLSYFDDSHIVTASEVIQAEKQYPELKPLGKPNPFSYVATYDGNDTSKYHDYATNQVNRLHHHEVTIVGDSLADLLSAQKVNARFIGTLTGLKGTEAAEELDSKGADELVNHVLEVRQYLL, from the coding sequence ATGACAAAAGCAGTATTGTTTGATGTAGATGGTGTGTTTTTAGATGAATCAAGATGCTTTGATGTATCAGCACTGACTGTTTATGAATTATTATATGATAAAGCTTATTTGAATCTTAAAGAAGGGATTGCTCTTGATGCTTTAACTGAATCTGAAATTATGACGATTCGTAACGAGCTTTTTGAAAATGATTTAATTTTGCATCGTCTCAAATCTTTAGGAATCAACTCTAACTGGGATATGCTATTTATCGTATTTTCAGTACACTTAATTGACTTGTTAAAGTCATTGCCTGAAGCTGAGAAGTTATCATTTTTAGATGAATCTACGTTCTCTGAAACGTCTATAAAAGCATTGCAATCACACATTAAATCGAGTCATATTGATTATGCATTGCCTTTAGACTTTTTAAATCATCTTACGGAAGGTAAGGAACAGATTTATGAAGGTTTAAAAGCTTATGCAGCCAATATTTTACAAACGGATAAAGTAGCATTGTTTGATATTAATAGTCCATTGTGGCAATTGGCTCAAGAGTTATATCAAGAATGGTATTTAGGAACAAAACTGTATGAAGAAGTAGAGAAAAAAGAAGCTAAGACGAACTACAAAAAGGGATATATATACGATGAAGTTGTTTTAGCACCAATTGATGGAATACGTAGTTTACTGCAAGATCTTAAAGAAGCAGGTTATTTAATTGCGATTGCCACAGGACGTACACGTGTTGAAACATTAATCCCTTTTGAAGCATTGGGCTTATTGTCATACTTTGATGATTCCCATATTGTAACGGCAAGTGAAGTGATTCAAGCGGAAAAACAATATCCAGAATTAAAGCCACTCGGTAAGCCGAACCCATTTAGCTATGTTGCGACATATGATGGGAACGATACGTCAAAATACCATGATTATGCAACAAATCAAGTGAATCGTTTACATCATCATGAAGTGACGATTGTTGGAGATTCGTTGGCAGATTTATTAAGTGCGCAAAAAGTCAATGCACGATTTATTGGGACATTGACGGGATTAAAAGGGACGGAAGCTGCAGAAGAACTTGATTCAAAAGGGGCAGATGAATTAGTCAATCATGTCTTAGAAGTTCGTCAATATTTATTATAG
- the serA gene encoding phosphoglycerate dehydrogenase, which produces MNYKVLVADPISEDGLHQLYADDAFEVIHNTGLTEDELVAVIPDYDALIVRSQTQVTATVLKSAERLKVVARAGVGVDNIDIDTATKEGIIVINAPDGNTISATEHSVAMLLGMARNIPQAHASLKQGEWDRKTFRGTELYQKTLGVIGTGRIGIGVAKRMQSFGMDILAFDPYLTEAQANELGFTRATVEEIAQAADFITVHTPLTEKTRGLINADFFNLAKPNLRVINVARGGIIDEQALIDALDENKIAGAALDVFENEPAVNTPVTQHPKIIVTPHLGASTIEAQEKVAISVSEEIIDILKHQNVKHAVNAPKVIFDQSEEIQPFVDLAQLTGALAIQLLPKAPRKMHITYGGDLALDDTSLLTRTLAQGVLQEDMGDHVNLINTLMLLNEQNVSYTIEKTKGIQGFSNYIEVELINKDQRAKIGMTVLNGFGPRIVRINDYAVDFKPERYQLIIQHTDQPGMIGQTGQILGEHDVNIASMYVGRKQVGGHAMMILSIDHPINEAVHEALLNIPGLEKAQLVTLNDLSLIN; this is translated from the coding sequence ATGAATTATAAGGTACTTGTTGCAGACCCCATCTCTGAAGATGGCTTACATCAATTATATGCGGATGATGCATTTGAAGTTATTCACAATACCGGATTAACTGAAGACGAACTCGTTGCGGTTATTCCTGATTACGACGCTCTAATCGTGCGAAGTCAAACACAAGTGACAGCAACCGTTTTAAAAAGTGCTGAGCGATTAAAGGTTGTTGCAAGAGCCGGTGTTGGTGTAGATAATATTGATATTGATACCGCTACAAAAGAAGGCATCATCGTCATCAATGCGCCTGATGGTAACACCATATCAGCCACAGAACATTCTGTCGCAATGCTATTAGGCATGGCTCGAAATATTCCACAAGCACATGCATCTCTCAAACAAGGAGAATGGGACCGAAAGACATTCCGTGGCACAGAATTGTATCAAAAAACATTAGGTGTTATCGGTACAGGTCGAATCGGCATTGGTGTAGCAAAACGTATGCAAAGTTTTGGCATGGATATTCTTGCATTTGATCCATACCTAACTGAAGCACAAGCTAACGAACTAGGATTCACACGTGCAACAGTTGAAGAGATTGCCCAAGCGGCAGATTTTATTACGGTACATACACCATTAACTGAAAAAACACGTGGTTTAATTAATGCTGACTTTTTTAACCTTGCCAAGCCTAACCTTAGAGTGATCAATGTTGCACGTGGTGGTATTATTGATGAACAAGCACTCATTGATGCATTGGATGAAAATAAAATAGCAGGAGCCGCATTGGATGTGTTTGAAAACGAACCTGCCGTCAATACACCTGTTACCCAGCATCCAAAAATTATTGTGACACCACATTTAGGTGCCTCAACGATTGAAGCACAAGAAAAAGTTGCGATTTCAGTCTCTGAAGAAATCATTGATATCTTAAAGCATCAAAATGTGAAACATGCAGTTAATGCACCAAAAGTGATATTTGATCAATCAGAAGAAATTCAACCATTTGTCGATTTGGCACAATTAACAGGGGCATTAGCCATTCAATTACTTCCTAAAGCACCACGTAAAATGCATATTACTTATGGGGGTGACTTAGCACTGGATGATACAAGTTTGTTAACACGAACATTAGCGCAAGGTGTCCTTCAAGAAGATATGGGAGATCACGTCAACTTAATCAATACACTCATGCTATTGAACGAACAAAATGTCTCATATACGATTGAAAAAACAAAAGGAATTCAGGGGTTTAGCAACTATATCGAAGTAGAACTTATTAATAAAGATCAACGTGCAAAGATTGGTATGACAGTCCTCAACGGTTTTGGTCCACGTATTGTACGCATTAATGACTATGCAGTTGACTTTAAACCAGAGCGCTATCAACTGATTATTCAGCATACCGATCAACCTGGTATGATCGGTCAGACGGGTCAAATTTTAGGAGAGCACGATGTTAATATCGCATCAATGTATGTTGGTCGTAAACAAGTCGGCGGCCATGCGATGATGATTTTATCAATTGATCATCCTATTAATGAAGCGGTTCACGAAGCGTTATTAAACATCCCTGGATTAGAGAAAGCCCAACTTGTCACTTTGAATGACTTGTCACTTATCAATTAA
- a CDS encoding formate--tetrahydrofolate ligase → MSHLSDLEIANQATLKPIKEIADKAGIGEEALEQYGHYKAKIDISKIQTKGKKGKVVLVTAMSPTPAGEGKSTVTVGLADAFQHINQNVMVALREPALGPTFGIKGGATGGGYAQVLPMEDINLHFNGDFHAITTANNALSAFIDNHIHQGNALGIDQRRIEWKRVLDMNDRALRQVVVGLGGPTQGVPREDGFNITVASEIMAILCLSTDIMDLKASIAKITIGYTRDRQPVTVKDLGVEGALAMILKDAIKPNLVQTMEGTPALIHGGPFANIAHGCNSIIATETARDLADIVVTEAGFGSDLGAEKFIDIKARKADFEPDAVVLVATIRALKMHGGIAKDNLKEENVEAVKAGIANLDRHVNNIRKFGVEPVIALNAFIHDTDAEFEAVQQWAKDNNVHLALTEVWEKGGAGGVDLAQKVLEVVEQPQNFKHLYELEQPLEEKIETIVKEIYGGSKVTFTSKAQKQLKQFKDNGWDHYPICMAKTQYSFSDDQTKLGAPSDFEITIRELEAKTGAGFIVALTGAIMTMPGLPKQPAALKMDVTEDGHAIGLF, encoded by the coding sequence GTGAGTCATTTATCAGATTTAGAAATTGCAAATCAAGCAACGCTTAAACCAATTAAAGAGATTGCGGATAAAGCTGGGATTGGTGAAGAAGCTTTAGAGCAATACGGACATTACAAAGCAAAAATTGATATTTCTAAGATTCAAACGAAGGGCAAAAAAGGGAAGGTCGTACTTGTTACAGCGATGAGTCCAACACCAGCAGGAGAAGGGAAATCAACAGTGACAGTTGGATTAGCGGACGCTTTCCAGCACATCAATCAAAATGTTATGGTTGCTTTACGTGAACCTGCACTGGGGCCAACTTTTGGTATAAAAGGTGGCGCAACTGGCGGTGGCTATGCACAAGTATTACCAATGGAAGATATCAATTTGCATTTTAACGGTGACTTTCATGCGATTACAACAGCAAACAATGCGTTATCTGCATTTATAGATAATCATATTCATCAAGGAAACGCTTTAGGCATCGATCAACGACGTATTGAATGGAAACGTGTGTTAGACATGAACGATCGTGCATTGCGTCAAGTCGTTGTAGGTCTTGGTGGACCCACACAAGGCGTACCACGTGAAGACGGTTTTAATATTACAGTGGCTTCGGAAATCATGGCTATCTTATGCTTGAGTACAGATATCATGGACTTGAAAGCAAGTATTGCTAAAATTACAATCGGCTATACACGTGACCGTCAACCTGTTACTGTTAAAGATTTAGGGGTTGAAGGTGCACTTGCGATGATTCTTAAAGATGCGATTAAGCCGAACTTAGTTCAAACAATGGAAGGGACACCTGCCTTAATTCACGGTGGACCATTTGCCAATATCGCACACGGCTGTAACTCAATTATTGCGACAGAAACGGCACGTGATCTTGCTGATATCGTTGTGACAGAAGCAGGATTCGGTTCGGATTTAGGTGCTGAAAAGTTTATTGATATTAAAGCACGTAAGGCTGATTTTGAACCTGATGCAGTCGTACTTGTTGCGACAATTCGTGCGCTTAAAATGCACGGTGGTATTGCAAAAGATAACTTAAAAGAAGAAAATGTTGAAGCGGTAAAAGCGGGTATTGCCAACTTAGATAGACATGTTAATAACATTCGTAAGTTTGGTGTAGAACCTGTTATTGCTTTGAATGCTTTCATTCATGATACGGATGCGGAATTTGAAGCTGTACAACAATGGGCAAAAGATAATAATGTACACCTTGCATTGACAGAAGTATGGGAAAAAGGCGGTGCTGGTGGTGTTGACCTAGCACAAAAAGTACTTGAAGTCGTTGAACAGCCACAAAACTTCAAACATCTATATGAACTTGAACAACCGTTAGAAGAAAAAATTGAAACAATCGTTAAAGAGATTTACGGTGGTTCAAAAGTAACATTTACTTCAAAAGCACAAAAACAATTGAAACAATTCAAAGATAATGGATGGGATCACTACCCAATCTGTATGGCCAAAACACAATACTCATTCTCAGATGACCAAACTAAATTGGGGGCACCTTCAGATTTTGAAATTACAATTCGAGAACTGGAAGCAAAAACAGGTGCAGGATTCATCGTTGCATTAACTGGGGCAATCATGACAATGCCTGGTTTACCAAAACAACCTGCGGCACTTAAAATGGATGTCACAGAGGATGGACATGCAATCGGGTTATTCTAA
- a CDS encoding biosynthetic peptidoglycan transglycosylase — protein MKEIHQMNNKQSNILEKFDRFCQLVKRLFFSFIALLLLVLFLLLGVAIGYFTSLVSESRALNDASLIQQVTDLPEMAPITSPDTDITALYDAPEPVLIAGPHEVSPYVTSALVAAEDDQFYIHNGILPKAVIRAIYQDIFQHQFATGGSTITQQLIKNQVLSNERTYDRKAKEIMYALRIEKLMTKDEILFTYLNRVPFGLDTNGQHITGITSASYGIFGKPPRSLNLAESAYLTGLLQSPYYYTPFDLNGNIRSEKELMPSINRQHYVLKRMRIEQKITDDAYQQALKFDIRSHLSQ, from the coding sequence ATGAAAGAAATACATCAAATGAACAATAAACAATCAAATATTCTTGAAAAGTTTGATCGTTTTTGTCAACTTGTGAAACGCCTGTTTTTTTCATTTATTGCACTGCTTCTTTTAGTCTTATTTTTGTTATTGGGCGTTGCGATTGGTTACTTTACAAGCTTAGTATCAGAGTCTCGTGCATTGAATGATGCTTCGCTTATTCAACAAGTGACTGATTTACCAGAAATGGCGCCTATAACTTCTCCTGATACAGATATTACTGCGCTATATGATGCGCCTGAACCAGTACTTATAGCAGGACCGCATGAAGTATCGCCTTATGTAACATCCGCTTTAGTTGCAGCTGAAGATGATCAGTTCTATATACATAATGGAATATTACCAAAAGCTGTTATTCGTGCCATATATCAAGATATCTTCCAGCATCAATTTGCAACGGGAGGAAGTACAATTACACAGCAATTAATTAAAAATCAAGTACTTTCAAACGAGCGCACATACGACCGAAAAGCGAAAGAAATTATGTATGCCTTACGAATTGAAAAGTTGATGACTAAAGATGAAATACTGTTTACTTATTTAAATCGTGTCCCATTCGGATTAGATACAAATGGACAACATATTACAGGTATTACTTCTGCATCATATGGCATTTTTGGTAAACCGCCTCGTTCACTTAATTTAGCAGAATCCGCATATCTGACAGGTTTGTTACAAAGTCCTTATTATTATACGCCATTTGATTTGAACGGTAACATTCGCTCTGAAAAAGAATTAATGCCTTCTATTAATAGACAACACTATGTGTTAAAACGCATGCGCATTGAACAAAAAATTACAGATGACGCATATCAACAAGCATTAAAGTTTGATATCCGAAGTCATCTCTCCCAATAA
- a CDS encoding S1C family serine protease has product MNSNDFNPTSQNQQNNTPPPSPKKNGWLRTIVIALIAGLIGGGIAFLTISGISNLTSSDNHSGADVNVAKNEKSGNVLDQKSKSYPSINAMIKDKSPSIVGVVNEQKAENIEDLLRGKSTDAQPSGIGSGVIYQRNKKEAFIVTNNHVIDVASSIKVQLHNSKQVSAELVGTDPLTDIAVLKIKNRNDIKAIDFADSSKVKTGDSVFAMGNPLGLEFANTVTSGIISASERTIDAETPAGTNKVTVLQTDAAINPGNSGGALVDVNGNLVGINSMKISAPHVEGIGFAIPSNEVKLVIEQLVKHGEVKRPSVRIGMINVTDIPATYQKQLHADSGVYVAEVQRSQSGLKRGDIITKIDDQKVENDSDLRSYLYKNKKPGDSVNFTVIRNGQSEKVDVTLVESQ; this is encoded by the coding sequence ATGAATTCAAATGATTTTAATCCAACTTCTCAAAATCAACAAAATAATACACCACCCCCTTCCCCAAAAAAGAATGGATGGCTACGTACGATTGTAATTGCACTTATAGCGGGACTTATCGGAGGTGGCATTGCATTTTTAACCATTAGTGGGATTTCAAACTTAACATCATCAGATAACCACTCTGGTGCGGATGTCAATGTTGCAAAAAATGAAAAAAGTGGCAATGTATTGGATCAAAAATCAAAGTCTTATCCATCAATCAACGCCATGATTAAAGACAAATCCCCTTCAATTGTAGGGGTTGTTAATGAACAAAAAGCTGAAAACATAGAAGATTTACTACGAGGCAAGTCAACAGATGCACAACCTTCTGGAATCGGTTCAGGTGTTATCTATCAACGCAATAAAAAAGAAGCTTTCATTGTCACGAATAACCATGTTATCGACGTAGCATCTTCTATTAAAGTACAACTACATAATTCTAAACAAGTGAGCGCTGAACTGGTTGGTACAGACCCACTGACGGATATCGCTGTACTTAAAATTAAAAATCGAAATGATATTAAAGCCATTGATTTTGCCGATTCATCAAAAGTAAAAACAGGTGATAGTGTCTTTGCGATGGGTAATCCACTCGGTTTAGAATTTGCGAATACAGTCACTTCTGGTATTATTTCAGCAAGTGAACGTACCATTGACGCTGAGACACCAGCAGGAACAAATAAAGTGACAGTACTCCAAACAGATGCAGCAATAAATCCAGGGAACTCAGGTGGTGCATTGGTTGATGTTAATGGAAACTTAGTCGGCATTAACTCTATGAAAATCTCTGCCCCACATGTTGAAGGGATTGGATTTGCCATTCCAAGTAACGAAGTCAAATTAGTCATTGAACAGCTCGTCAAGCATGGAGAAGTGAAACGCCCATCAGTTAGGATTGGTATGATTAACGTTACTGATATTCCAGCAACGTATCAAAAACAACTTCATGCTGACAGTGGTGTTTATGTTGCTGAAGTCCAACGCAGTCAAAGTGGATTGAAACGTGGTGATATCATCACAAAAATTGATGATCAGAAAGTTGAAAACGATTCTGATTTACGTTCATATTTATACAAAAATAAGAAACCGGGAGATTCTGTTAACTTTACAGTGATACGAAATGGTCAATCTGAAAAAGTAGATGTGACATTAGTGGAATCTCAATAA